One segment of Streptomyces sp. TG1A-8 DNA contains the following:
- a CDS encoding [protein-PII] uridylyltransferase: MTRTDVRKEADDSGPSGYAAARLRLLTEGARSGPPRRAALAELTDDWLAGLFTAAAGDVKGVCLVAVGGYGRGELSPRSDLDLLLLHDDGDPGAVAALADRLWYPVWDLGLSLDHSVRTPAEARRTAGEDLKVQLGLLDARHLAGDLGLSAGLRTAVLADWRNQAPRRLPELQELCTERAGRQGELQYLLEPDLKEARGGLRDATVLRAVAASWLADAPREGLADARRRLLDVRDALHLATGRATDRLALQEQDQVAAELGLLDADTLLRQVYEAARVISYASDVTWREVGRVLRSRAVRPRLRAMLGGAKPVTERSPLAEGVVEQDGEVVLARAARPERDPVLPLRAAAAAAQAGLPLSLHAVRRMAGTVRPLPTPWPAEAREQLVTLLGSGRPTVEVWEALEAEGLVSRILPDWERVRCRPQRNAVHVWTVDRHLIETAVRASELARRVSRPDLLLVAALLHDIGKGWPGDHSVAGEIIVKDVATRIGFDRADVAVLSALVRHHLLLIETATRRDLEDPATVRSVAGAVGTQGTLELLHALTEADALATGPAAWSSWRGSLVADLVRRVSAVLAGDVPGEPEPAAPTAEQERLAIEAFRTGGPVLALRAQREPVPEEPCGEPEPLGVELLIAVPDRPGVLPAVAGVLAVHRLTVRTAELRTLTLPDDVDDGGDDSVLLLNWRVAAEYGSLPQAARLRADLVRALDGTLDIAGRLAERDAAYPRRRGWVAPPPRVTVAPAASRHATVIEVRAQDAPGLLFRMGMALEKAGVRMRSMHVSTLGSNAVDAFYVTTGAGAPLPEQDAASVARVLEETLRA; this comes from the coding sequence GTGACGCGAACTGATGTGCGGAAAGAAGCGGATGACTCGGGACCCAGCGGCTACGCGGCGGCCCGGCTGCGCCTCCTCACCGAGGGGGCGCGGTCCGGGCCGCCGCGCCGTGCGGCCCTCGCCGAACTGACCGACGACTGGCTGGCCGGGCTCTTCACGGCGGCGGCCGGCGACGTCAAGGGGGTCTGTCTCGTCGCGGTGGGCGGCTACGGCCGCGGCGAGCTGTCCCCGCGCAGCGACCTCGACCTCCTGCTGCTGCACGACGACGGCGACCCCGGCGCGGTCGCCGCCCTGGCCGACCGCCTCTGGTACCCCGTCTGGGACCTCGGCCTCTCCCTCGACCACTCCGTGCGCACCCCGGCCGAGGCCCGCAGGACGGCGGGCGAGGACCTGAAGGTCCAGCTCGGCCTCCTGGACGCCCGCCACCTCGCCGGCGACCTGGGCCTGAGCGCCGGACTGCGCACCGCCGTGCTGGCCGACTGGCGCAACCAGGCGCCCAGGCGCCTGCCCGAGCTGCAGGAACTGTGCACCGAACGCGCCGGACGCCAGGGCGAGCTGCAGTACCTGCTGGAGCCCGACCTCAAGGAGGCCCGCGGCGGCCTCAGGGACGCCACCGTCCTGCGCGCCGTGGCCGCGTCCTGGCTGGCCGACGCCCCGCGCGAGGGCCTCGCCGACGCCCGCCGGCGCCTGCTCGACGTCCGCGACGCCCTGCACCTGGCCACCGGCCGCGCCACCGACCGGCTCGCCCTGCAGGAACAGGACCAGGTGGCCGCCGAACTGGGCCTGCTGGACGCCGACACCCTGCTGCGGCAGGTGTACGAGGCGGCGCGGGTGATCTCCTACGCCAGCGACGTCACCTGGCGCGAGGTGGGACGCGTGCTGCGCTCGCGCGCCGTGCGCCCGCGCCTGCGCGCCATGCTGGGCGGCGCAAAGCCGGTCACCGAGCGGTCACCGCTCGCCGAGGGCGTCGTCGAGCAGGACGGCGAGGTGGTGCTCGCCCGCGCCGCGCGCCCCGAACGCGACCCCGTGCTGCCGCTGCGCGCCGCGGCCGCCGCCGCACAGGCCGGCCTCCCGCTCTCCCTGCACGCCGTGCGGCGCATGGCCGGCACCGTGCGCCCGCTGCCCACGCCCTGGCCCGCCGAGGCCCGCGAGCAACTGGTGACGCTGCTCGGCTCGGGCCGGCCGACCGTCGAGGTCTGGGAGGCGCTGGAGGCGGAGGGCCTGGTCAGCCGCATCCTGCCGGACTGGGAGCGGGTCCGCTGCCGCCCGCAGCGCAACGCCGTCCACGTCTGGACCGTGGACCGGCACCTGATCGAGACCGCGGTCCGCGCCTCCGAGCTGGCCCGCCGCGTCAGCCGCCCCGACCTGCTCCTCGTCGCCGCCCTCCTGCACGACATCGGCAAGGGCTGGCCCGGCGACCACTCCGTGGCCGGCGAGATCATCGTCAAGGACGTGGCCACCCGGATCGGCTTCGACCGCGCCGACGTGGCGGTGCTGTCGGCCCTGGTGCGCCACCACCTGCTGCTCATCGAGACGGCCACGCGCCGCGACCTGGAGGACCCGGCGACCGTCCGCTCGGTCGCCGGGGCCGTCGGCACCCAGGGCACCCTGGAACTGCTGCACGCCCTCACCGAGGCGGACGCGCTGGCCACCGGCCCGGCCGCCTGGTCCTCCTGGCGCGGCTCCCTCGTCGCCGACCTGGTGCGCCGGGTGTCCGCCGTCCTCGCCGGCGACGTGCCCGGGGAGCCGGAGCCCGCCGCGCCCACGGCCGAGCAGGAACGGCTGGCGATCGAGGCCTTCCGCACCGGCGGCCCGGTCCTCGCCCTGCGCGCGCAGCGGGAACCCGTGCCGGAGGAGCCCTGCGGCGAGCCCGAGCCGCTCGGCGTCGAGCTGCTCATCGCCGTCCCCGACCGGCCCGGCGTGCTGCCCGCGGTCGCCGGTGTCCTGGCCGTGCACCGGCTGACCGTCCGCACGGCCGAGCTGCGGACCCTGACCCTGCCCGACGACGTCGACGACGGCGGCGACGACTCGGTCCTCCTGCTGAACTGGCGGGTCGCCGCCGAGTACGGCTCCCTGCCGCAGGCCGCCCGCCTGCGCGCCGACCTCGTCCGCGCCCTCGACGGCACCCTCGACATCGCCGGCCGGCTCGCCGAGCGCGACGCCGCCTACCCGCGCCGCCGCGGCTGGGTGGCGCCGCCGCCCCGCGTGACGGTGGCCCCGGCGGCCTCCCGCCACGCCACCGTGATCGAGGTGCGGGCCCAGGACGCCCCGGGCCTGCTGTTCCGCATGGGGATGGCACTGGAGAAGGCCGGAGTGCGGATGCGGAGCATGCACGTCAGCACCCTGGGCTCGAACGCGGTCGACGCCTTCTACGTCACGACCGGCGCGGGCGCGCCGCTGCCGGAGCAGGACGCGGCCTCGGTGGCGCGCGTGCTGGAGGAGACGCTGCGGGCCTGA
- a CDS encoding P-II family nitrogen regulator, whose translation MKLITAVVKPHRLDEIKEALQAFGVHGLTVTEASGYGRQRGHTEVYRGAEYTVDLVPKVRIEVLAEDDDTEQLIEVIVKAARTGKIGDGKVWSLPVETAVRVRTGERGPDAL comes from the coding sequence ATGAAGCTCATCACCGCCGTCGTCAAGCCCCACCGGCTGGACGAGATCAAGGAGGCTTTGCAGGCCTTCGGCGTGCACGGGCTGACGGTCACCGAGGCGAGCGGCTACGGTCGCCAGCGGGGCCACACCGAGGTCTACCGCGGTGCCGAGTACACCGTCGACCTGGTCCCCAAGGTCCGCATCGAGGTACTGGCCGAGGACGACGACACCGAGCAGCTCATCGAGGTCATCGTCAAGGCGGCCCGCACCGGCAAGATCGGTGACGGCAAGGTCTGGTCCCTGCCGGTCGAGACGGCCGTGCGCGTCCGTACCGGCGAGCGCGGCCCGGACGCGCTCTGA
- a CDS encoding ammonium transporter — MAPAITLAAEAPKLSSANTGFMLICSALVLVMTPGLAFFYGGMVRVKSTLNMLMMSFISMGIVTILWVLYGFSLAFGTDSGSLIGWNSGWVGLSDIGLTDLWDGYTIPVFVFMVFQLMFAIITPALISGALADRVKFSAWSLFIVLWATVVYFPVAHWVWGAGGWAYELGVIDFAGGTAVHINAGAAALGVILVIGRRRGFKKDPMRPHSLPLVMLGAGLLWFGWFGFNAGSWLGNDDGVGALMFVNTQVATAAAMLAWLAYEKIRHGAFTTLGAASGAVAGLVAITPSGGAVSPLGAIAVGAVAGVACAAAVGLKFRFNYDDSLDVVGVHMVGGIIGSLLIGFLATGKGQSTATGVFYGDHSFDQLWKQCAGVFAVLAYSLIASAVLALLLDRTMGMRVTEDEEVSGIDQAEHAETAYDFSGAGGGVAGTAHAPSPAAAQSRKVDA; from the coding sequence ATGGCACCAGCCATCACGCTTGCCGCGGAGGCACCCAAACTGTCATCCGCGAACACGGGCTTCATGCTCATCTGTTCCGCCCTGGTGCTGGTCATGACCCCGGGCCTGGCCTTCTTCTACGGAGGCATGGTCCGCGTCAAGAGCACCCTCAACATGCTGATGATGAGCTTCATCAGCATGGGCATCGTCACCATCCTGTGGGTGCTCTACGGCTTCTCCCTCGCCTTCGGCACGGACTCCGGCAGCCTCATCGGGTGGAACTCCGGCTGGGTCGGCCTCAGCGACATCGGCCTCACGGACCTCTGGGACGGCTACACCATCCCCGTCTTCGTCTTCATGGTCTTCCAGCTGATGTTCGCGATCATCACCCCGGCCCTGATAAGCGGCGCCCTGGCCGACCGGGTCAAGTTCTCGGCGTGGTCGCTGTTCATCGTCCTGTGGGCCACGGTCGTCTACTTCCCGGTCGCCCACTGGGTCTGGGGCGCCGGCGGCTGGGCCTACGAGCTCGGTGTGATCGACTTCGCCGGCGGTACGGCGGTCCACATCAACGCCGGTGCCGCGGCGCTCGGCGTCATCCTGGTCATCGGCAGGCGCCGCGGCTTCAAGAAGGACCCGATGCGCCCGCACAGCCTGCCGCTGGTCATGCTCGGCGCGGGCCTGCTGTGGTTCGGCTGGTTCGGCTTCAACGCCGGCTCCTGGCTCGGCAACGACGACGGCGTCGGCGCGCTGATGTTCGTCAACACCCAGGTCGCCACCGCCGCCGCCATGCTGGCCTGGCTCGCCTACGAGAAGATCCGCCACGGCGCGTTCACCACGCTCGGCGCCGCCTCCGGCGCGGTCGCCGGCCTGGTCGCGATCACCCCGTCCGGCGGCGCGGTCTCCCCGCTCGGCGCGATCGCGGTCGGTGCCGTCGCCGGTGTCGCCTGCGCCGCGGCCGTCGGCCTGAAGTTCAGGTTCAACTACGACGACTCGCTCGACGTCGTCGGCGTCCACATGGTCGGCGGCATCATCGGCTCCCTGCTCATCGGCTTCCTCGCCACCGGCAAGGGCCAGTCCACCGCGACGGGCGTCTTCTACGGCGACCACTCCTTCGACCAGCTGTGGAAGCAGTGCGCCGGTGTCTTCGCCGTCCTCGCCTACTCCCTGATCGCCTCGGCCGTCCTCGCCCTCCTCCTCGACAGGACCATGGGCATGCGGGTCACCGAGGACGAGGAGGTCTCCGGCATCGACCAGGCCGAGCACGCCGAGACCGCGTACGACTTCAGCGGTGCGGGCGGCGGCGTCGCCGGCACCGCCCACGCCCCGAGCCCGGCCGCCGCGCAGAGCAGGAAGGTGGACGCATGA
- a CDS encoding bifunctional DNA primase/polymerase, with product MDFTIGGIREIRSGARRRGRSPECTAVAEFTGLCGWDVVPGARAAAGACSCGRSGCRAPGAHPLDFAPVVPAGATLAEVTEVWAGFPGAAVMLPVGRSFDVIEVAAPAGRRALVRLERMGLPLGPVAATPDGRAHFLVAPGAAADLPRLLYRMGWDDPAALDLHGLGPGTHITAPPSDRGGLGPVRWLRPPALDSAARPPAARLLLGTLAYVAHRSRTRT from the coding sequence ATGGACTTCACGATCGGCGGCATCCGCGAGATCCGCTCCGGCGCCCGTCGGCGGGGCCGTTCCCCGGAGTGCACCGCCGTCGCCGAGTTCACCGGGCTGTGCGGCTGGGACGTGGTGCCGGGCGCGCGGGCCGCGGCGGGCGCCTGCTCCTGCGGGCGCTCCGGCTGCCGGGCACCGGGCGCCCACCCCCTCGACTTCGCCCCCGTGGTGCCGGCCGGGGCCACGCTCGCCGAGGTGACCGAGGTGTGGGCCGGGTTCCCGGGCGCCGCCGTGATGCTGCCCGTCGGCCGCTCCTTCGACGTCATCGAGGTCGCCGCGCCGGCCGGGCGGCGCGCGCTGGTGCGCCTCGAACGCATGGGACTGCCGCTCGGTCCGGTCGCCGCGACCCCGGACGGCCGCGCCCACTTCCTGGTCGCTCCCGGCGCCGCCGCCGACCTGCCGCGACTGCTCTACCGGATGGGCTGGGACGACCCGGCCGCCCTGGACCTGCACGGCCTCGGCCCCGGGACGCACATCACGGCTCCGCCCTCCGACCGGGGCGGCCTCGGCCCGGTGCGCTGGCTGCGCCCGCCGGCGCTGGACTCGGCGGCGCGGCCTCCGGCGGCCCGGCTGCTGCTGGGCACGCTGGCGTACGTGGCCCACCGGTCGCGGACCCGGACGTGA
- the ftsY gene encoding signal recognition particle-docking protein FtsY encodes METVILAVVIAVVLLGALGGLVVGSRRRKPLPPPPPSAPDITAPPAEPHVGDEAETPRDEPRRTIEEVDLPGGPTPVVVAEPPPVEAPGIEIPEPTAGRLVRLRTRLSRSQNALGKGLLTLLSREHLDEDTWEEIEDTLLTADVGVQPTQELVERLRERVRVLGTRTPEELRGLLREELIKLVGTDADRTVRTEPEGRKPGIVMVVGVNGTGKTTTTGKLARVLVADGRTVVLGAADTFRAAAADQLQTWGERVGAYTVRGPEGGDPASVAFDSVKEGKEMGVDVVLIDTAGRLHTKTGLMDELGKVKRVVEKHAPLDEVLLVLDATTGQNGLVQARVFAEVVDITGIVLTKLDGTAKGGIVIAVQRELGVPVKLIGLGEGADDLAPFEAEAFVDALIGE; translated from the coding sequence ATGGAAACCGTCATCCTTGCTGTAGTCATCGCCGTGGTCCTGCTCGGCGCGCTCGGCGGGCTGGTCGTCGGCAGCCGGCGCAGGAAGCCGCTGCCCCCGCCCCCGCCCTCCGCGCCCGACATCACCGCGCCCCCGGCCGAGCCGCACGTCGGCGACGAGGCCGAGACGCCGCGCGACGAACCGCGCCGGACCATCGAGGAGGTGGATCTCCCGGGCGGCCCGACACCGGTCGTCGTCGCGGAGCCTCCCCCCGTCGAGGCTCCCGGGATCGAGATCCCGGAGCCCACCGCGGGGCGCCTGGTCCGCCTGCGCACCCGCCTGTCCCGCTCGCAGAACGCCCTGGGCAAGGGCCTGCTCACGCTGCTGTCCCGCGAACACCTCGACGAGGACACCTGGGAGGAGATCGAGGACACGCTGCTGACCGCCGACGTCGGCGTGCAGCCGACCCAGGAACTGGTCGAGCGGCTGCGCGAGCGGGTCAGGGTGCTGGGCACCCGCACCCCGGAGGAACTGCGCGGCCTGCTCCGCGAGGAGCTGATCAAGCTGGTCGGCACGGACGCCGACCGCACGGTCAGGACCGAACCCGAGGGCCGCAAGCCCGGCATCGTGATGGTGGTCGGCGTCAACGGCACCGGCAAGACGACCACCACCGGCAAGCTCGCCCGCGTCCTGGTCGCCGACGGCCGCACCGTCGTCCTCGGCGCCGCGGACACCTTCCGCGCCGCCGCCGCCGACCAGCTCCAGACCTGGGGCGAGCGCGTGGGCGCCTACACCGTGCGCGGGCCCGAGGGCGGCGACCCCGCCTCCGTCGCCTTCGACTCGGTCAAGGAGGGCAAGGAGATGGGGGTCGACGTCGTCCTCATCGACACCGCCGGCCGCCTGCACACCAAGACCGGCCTCATGGACGAGCTGGGCAAGGTCAAGCGCGTGGTGGAGAAGCACGCGCCGCTGGACGAGGTGCTGCTCGTCCTCGACGCCACCACCGGCCAGAACGGCCTGGTCCAGGCGCGGGTGTTCGCGGAGGTCGTGGACATCACCGGCATCGTGCTCACCAAGCTGGACGGCACCGCCAAGGGCGGCATCGTGATCGCGGTCCAGCGCGAACTGGGCGTCCCGGTCAAGCTGATCGGCCTCGGCGAGGGCGCGGACGACCTGGCGCCGTTCGAGGCGGAGGCGTTCGTGGACGCGCTGATCGGCGAGTGA
- a CDS encoding sugar porter family MFS transporter — protein sequence MTSTAQAPQPEARTAHPEHLGHVIFIAAAAAMGGFLFGYDSSVINGAVEAIRDRYDVGSAALAQVIAVALIGCAIGAATAGRIADRIGRIRCMQIAAVLFTVSSVGSALPFALWDLALWRVIGGFAIGMASVIGPAYIAEVAPPAYRGRLGSFQQAAIVVGIAVSQLVNWGLLNAADGDQRGKLMGLEAWQVMLGVMVVPAVLYGLLSFAIPESPRFLISVGKHDRARQILGEVEGGGVDLDARVHEIETAMRREEKSSFRDLLGGGFLFKPIVWIGIGLSVFQQFVGINVAFYYSSTLWQSVGVDPTDSFLYSFTTSIINIIGTVIAMIFVDRVGRKPLALVGSVGMAVGLALEAWAFSYHLVDGKLPSTQGWVALIAAHVFVLFFALSWGVVVWVFLGEMFPNRIRAAALGVAACAQWIANWAITASFPSLADWNLSGTYVIYTVFAALSIPFVLKFVKETKGKTLEEMG from the coding sequence GTGACCAGCACAGCGCAGGCACCTCAGCCAGAAGCCAGGACGGCTCACCCCGAACATCTCGGGCACGTCATCTTCATCGCGGCGGCAGCCGCCATGGGCGGCTTCCTCTTCGGCTACGACAGCTCCGTGATCAACGGCGCCGTCGAGGCCATCCGCGACCGTTACGACGTCGGTTCCGCGGCTCTCGCCCAGGTCATCGCCGTCGCCCTGATCGGCTGCGCCATCGGTGCCGCGACCGCCGGCCGCATAGCCGACCGGATCGGCCGCATCCGCTGCATGCAGATCGCCGCCGTGCTGTTCACGGTCAGCTCCGTCGGCTCCGCGCTGCCCTTCGCCCTGTGGGACCTCGCGCTGTGGCGCGTCATCGGCGGGTTCGCCATCGGCATGGCCTCCGTCATCGGCCCGGCCTACATCGCCGAGGTCGCCCCGCCCGCCTACCGCGGCCGCCTGGGCTCCTTCCAGCAGGCCGCGATCGTCGTCGGCATCGCCGTCTCCCAGCTCGTCAACTGGGGCCTGCTCAACGCCGCCGACGGCGACCAGCGCGGCAAGCTGATGGGCCTGGAGGCCTGGCAGGTCATGCTCGGCGTGATGGTCGTCCCGGCCGTCCTCTACGGTCTGCTGTCCTTCGCCATCCCCGAGTCCCCGCGCTTCCTGATCTCCGTCGGCAAGCACGACCGCGCCCGGCAGATCCTCGGCGAGGTCGAGGGCGGCGGCGTCGACCTGGACGCGCGCGTCCACGAGATCGAGACGGCCATGCGGCGCGAGGAGAAGTCGAGCTTCCGCGACCTGCTCGGCGGCGGCTTCCTCTTCAAGCCGATCGTCTGGATCGGCATCGGCCTGTCGGTCTTCCAGCAGTTCGTCGGCATCAACGTCGCGTTCTACTACTCCTCGACGCTGTGGCAGTCGGTCGGCGTCGACCCGACGGACTCCTTCCTCTACTCCTTCACGACGTCGATCATCAACATCATCGGCACCGTGATCGCGATGATCTTCGTGGACCGCGTCGGCCGCAAGCCGCTGGCCCTCGTCGGCTCGGTCGGCATGGCCGTCGGCCTCGCGCTGGAGGCGTGGGCGTTCAGCTACCACCTGGTCGACGGCAAGCTGCCGAGCACCCAGGGCTGGGTCGCCCTGATCGCCGCACACGTGTTCGTCCTGTTCTTCGCCCTGTCCTGGGGCGTCGTGGTCTGGGTCTTCCTCGGCGAGATGTTCCCGAACCGGATCCGAGCCGCCGCCCTGGGCGTGGCCGCCTGCGCGCAGTGGATCGCCAACTGGGCCATCACCGCGAGCTTCCCGTCGCTGGCCGACTGGAACCTCTCCGGCACCTACGTGATCTACACGGTCTTCGCCGCGCTCTCCATCCCGTTCGTCCTGAAGTTCGTCAAGGAGACGAAGGGCAAGACGCTGGAGGAGATGGGCTGA